Within the Medicago truncatula cultivar Jemalong A17 chromosome 4, MtrunA17r5.0-ANR, whole genome shotgun sequence genome, the region GAAAATATCGCAGATTTACAATTTCCAGACGAGTGTTGGGAATAGATATTCAAATTTCTCATCCACGACAACCACCACTACGTTGAACCTTCTCTGCTGTCTCAAAACAGTTCCTCTCTATGACTAACCGTCTTCGATTTTCTCTCACAATCTCCAATTCAACCTTCCCATTCCTCCCTCGCCTATTTGACAGGTTCCCAAACCTCACCTCCCTCCATTTCACCCACTTCTGCGGTGACCTCAACTCTCTTCTCTACCAAATCTACACTTGCGCATTGAAACTCAAATCCCTTATATTCTCCAACCAATCCACTATTCCCACAGAGGGGTTACGAGTTTTGTCCAAATACATTACAACTGTGACATCTCTCACATTTTCCAACattgattttcttcataaaaatgaCATGGTTATGATATTGATTTGTTTCCCTTTCCTTGAAGAACTTGATCATAGTAACCCTAAAAATAATGGCAATTTTGCAGCAAACTCTATGCTTTTGGAGCTTCCTAAGCTCCGTAGGGTTAATCTCTCTGATCATCACTATGCAAATGGCTCGTTGCTTTTGCACTTGTATAAAAATTGTGTGTTTCTTCAAGAGATTGTGATGTTGAACACTTACTATTTAACCGACAATGAAATTACTTCTGCTATTTGTGAGAGACCTGGATTGAGGTCTATCTCCATAACTAGAATGACGTTTGGAAATCTCAACATCTTTATTGAGTCGTTGGTGAATTTGACGGGCTTAACTTCTCTTGATTTATCATATTCGTTTATCCCAGATGAATTGCTTTCATATGTTGCAGAGAAAGCTCTTCCTATTAGGAAACTCTTCCTCCAGGGATACTTTGGCTATACTTATTTTGGAATCTTTAACTTATTGTCAAAGTGtcaatttattcaatatttggATCTTCAAAATGCTAAGTTTATGAATGATTGGAATGTCATTGAGTTGTCTTTGTTTCTTGGTGATTTGTTGTCTATAAACATTAGTAAATGTGATAGCCCTCACAAATTTATCCTTGTTTTCTCTCCTTAAGAACTGTGCTAAACTAAGTGACGTCAAAATGGAATACACAACTATTGGGAAGATGAGCATAGAGAATTCGTATACCTTGAAGGATTTTGATGTATACTGTTGAGAAATGACTCAAAATTAGTGTGCGCTGGAATTAAGTctgaaatcgtgacacgattttggcacTATGACACGATTTCGTCACGATTTTGAGGCAGTGTGGGTGTGTTTCTGCAAGCTAAATCATGACAGGATTTAGGAAATCctgacacgattttgacagatCTAAATATTGAAGATATGAATCTTGGAGAATTAAAAAAGGGAACTCTTGGGAAAGGGTTGGTTCCCTTTTGGGAAGATTCATGGGGTTGCGAAACACATTAGTGGTGAATCATTTGTGAGCAATTTGGGTGTGTCTtgtgaaaccaaaagagaagatcctTAAGAAATCGAAGTTAAGGGTTGGTTCTCTTTTGGGGGTTAGATTATAGAGTTGGGAAACAATTGTAAATACCTTGGGAGAGTGAAAATCaatgagtgtcttgttcatagGTGAGATTGGAAAAAAGAGTAGAAATTATggtttgttctttgtgaactttttgaagctaatttcttgtaacccttttgtatctctttgtaaagaactcatttatagtggattggagagatcaatctctcccaaGAGTAGGTCATTGTTGGACCGAACTAGGTGAACAATTTCTTGGTGTTGTCATCTATTTTTTctctactctctttatcttgtttagTCTTTGGTCCGATTGTGGTTTTGCTATGCACTTAGtttctagattagatctagattgattgttgttgttgttgcttgtggttATTTTTTGTTACCGGTTGTCATTGATACTTGCTCCATGAATCTAAATTTCATTTGCGTGAAGCTTGGATTTTGACCTAATTCACAACATATACCCTCAATTGAAGTCTCTCTGTTTAGCTAACAACCCATGGTTGAGGGATGAAGACATCAATATGTTTGCTTCTGTTTTCCCCCAATTTACAACTCTTATATTTGAGCTCTTTCTATGCAATATCTAACGAAGGTATTGGTCAAGTTTTAAAGAAAAGTAGTAAGATTAGACATTTGAACTTTGCCCACTGTTCAAGACTGAAGCAACTTATAATGAACCTTAAAGTTTCCACCCTGGTGGTGTTGAACTTGTTGCATACTAGAATTTGTGACAAATCACTCTACATGATCTCAACGAGTTGCTTTGGGTTACTGCATCTTGACTTGGGACATTGCTATAATGTGACAGAGAATGGAGTCATGCAAATTGTAGAAAACTGCACACAACTGAGAGAGATAAATTTGCAGGGTTGTTGTAAAGTGGTTGCTGATGTTTTCGTTGCGGAAATTTTTCTTGCGTCATGGATGCCTTGTGTGCTAGTATGTTGGAAGTGAtctgctaaaaatataaaacgaTGTAATGTGTATTTACTCATTAGTAGCATGGGTTTTTTTGTACTTTCTGCAGCACAAAGCTCTTATTAATGCCTGTATCTTTAACAAAAATAAGTATTTTTGTGTTAATATCTTACCAAGCCAaccataaattttatatttttttattgtgctTGTTATGAAATTATCCTTTGGTCGATATTTTGATTGTGGAATGTTATTGactaaatatatttcttttctaCTTTGATCACAGTACTTTATTGATAAAAACGAATTTTGTTCTTTATCTTCACGGTACTAATAATCCAACATAATAAATAGAATTTGTTACCCTTTCTTCCTAAACCTAACCCTCCAAgttctaaaccctaaaccctaaacaaaTCGTGTATTCAATATGAAAACAAGAAACTCTCTCAATTCTGAACAACCACAACAATTATCGCTTTCTCAATCAAAATCAGCTGCAGCGATTGCAACAAAAGATCTATATTTACCTGATGAGTGTTGGGAATGTGTCATCAGATTCCTCGACAACGACGACAACCACAGCAACAGCTCCTTAAAGTCTTTCTCTGCCGTCTCAAAGCAGTTCCTCTCCATCACCAACCGTCTTCGATACTCAATAACTATCCGTCACCCAACCCGGATTTGCCCCAGTGGACTCTTCCAAAGATTCCCTAACCTCACCTCTCTCCGCCTCACTCACTACTATGGTGGTGACATATTTTGTTGGCTTTCCTCCATAGCCTTTTCTATTagaataaaaaacacacaaacaaataATAGTGCAGACAATTCTAATTCCTTTGTTGTTAGTACTCAATTAAAGTCTCTCCATTTGATTTCGAGTACATGGTTACAAGATGAAAGCATCAAAAGGATTGCTTCCGTTTTCCCCAATTTGCAATTGCTTGATTTGAGTTTTTGCTATAACATATCTGAAGAAGGTATTTTCCAAGTCTTAAGGACATGTTCCGAGATTACGCATTTGAACTTAACCAGTTGTTTAGGAAGGAAGCTGCGCCGAATGAACTTTGAAGTTCCCAAACTAGAAGTGTTGAACTTGTCATATacaaatgttgatgatgaaacaCTCTCCGTAATCTCAAAGTGTTGCCGTGGGCTTTTGCAACTCTCACTGGAATGGTGCTTTTTTGTCACAGAGATGGGAGTGAAGCATGTGGTAGAAAAATGCACACAACTAAGAGAGATCGATTTGAAATATTGTCTTCAAGTGCATTGTGATGTTCTTGCCTCATTGATATTTTCAAGGCCATCATTGAGAAAGTTTACAACTCCAGATCGTTATCGTTTCAACAACAAGGAGATGGAACTCTTATCACGTCAAGGTTGCATTGTTTGCTAGTATTCTAAATTGTATTGTTTTTCATCACTTTGCCTCATTAGTAGCATCTATTTTGTTTTGCATACTTTTGTAGCATAGTTTTCTCTGCTCTCACTTTTGAGTTTTCCATAGGTCCTACCAACTTTCAAAAACTAACTTATGTTATCTTTTTTGAACAAAAGTTATAATAATTAACTTATATACTTTCCGTTCCTACTTTTTCCTGGTCATAATATGTAAGTGCACACTCAAGCGGGCTTAATACATCGGCTGCCATTATGCTCATGTGGTAGATACAAATTATTTGTGTAACTGTAAGGGTGTCACGTTGTAGTGGTACGGGGAGTTAGGATAGAGAGATATGTGGAATTTTGGTTTGcatcataatataatataaggATTATATATTTCACTTAAGACTAAGGGTTTATTGACCTGTTTTCGTATATGCAAGATAATTTTCTGGTTTTATAAGTGGATGTCCGTTGTTAATTCTATCGGCAACATCAGGgtgttaaaataaattgatggTTTGCCAATGTAGGCATGATGGTTTGCCATGTATTGTTCGTTTTTGCATCACCTGCAGATATATTACTGTTAGGATTAGCTTTAGTGTATAGGTTGGATTCTATATGGAGCCCTATGTTATCGGTTTTTGAGAACTCTTGTCCTTGTAATTGTTTTGACAGTTTGGGTGTCTAGCTCATGATAATGTAGTCCCTTTGCAATTGTACTGTTGGGATTTTATATGAGTATACTATATTAGAGAAGTGGGATACATGAACAATGCATTTTATGGATCAACGAGTCCAAAACGAGAGCATCACTTGTTGTTGGTTGATTCTGATTATTGGTGTTTCTCATTTTACTATTATTGTCTGCACTTATTTCGTGCTAGTGCTGACAATTGGTCCAGCATTGTTGATACTGTAATTGTATGTTATTAGATGTTTTTCATAATTCGGTACTTCAATATCTCTTAGGTTGGTTATTGACTTAATTAACTTCCTCTCATCATTTCCAAGATTATTATTCATTGTTCAGATCAATTTCTGGTAGCAGAGggaaattaattgtttttaaacTCCAAGTTTCATGAGATCTTGTCACCACCATACAAAAAAGAAGTTCTTAGTATTAAACATGATATGCATTAGTCCAATTGTTCTAATGTCACAAGCATATGAAAAGTTATCAGTATTAAACATAATCTATCTCACTATAAGCTCGAGAAATCTCTAATCTCTAGTACACATTATATGAAAGTAATAGCATTTCTAGATCTTAGGCATAGGCATTCCTATTCTAAACATGCGTATTGTTTCTGGTAGCAGAAGAAAAACCATCCCACGTCGTTGGCTGATAAAAAGAAACCACTACACAAGGTTGAACCATAGCAGACCGGTTGACTTCTGGTTTCGTCTGGTTTTACTTGTTTTTAGGCTGATTTTCTGCCGTAGTGTTTATTGGTACTATCTGAACTGGATGTAGATCCGGTTTCTGATTCAGCCAGTTGAATCGGCAGATCTGATCAGGAGTTGATTATATTATGGAGTAGTAATGACTTGGTGAAAATTTTTGTACGTCCTTTAGTCTAAAATGTCAATGTGATATAGTCAATGGGTGATTGATCAGTGCTTTAAGTTGACGATGAAGCACTTTATGCAATCCCAAAAAGTTGTCGTGGGCTTTTGCAATTGTTACGACGTCATATAGAAGGGCGTGAAGCAAGTTGTATAAAACTGCACATAAGAGTGATCAATTTAAGTTGATTAATAAACTAATCGTCATCAAATGCATTCAGATGAAGTTCTATTAATATAACCCAATGTTTTCATCTCTGTATACAGCACCATTTAAAGATTCTGcaacaattttactttttatgctcTCAATGCTTAAATGCATGGTATCATATTAATGTCTAGTTACAACCTCACAATAAAAACTGTAATTGTGAAAGTTAATTTAGAAGGAAATGTTGTTGCAAAAATTGGttgaatttcatttcataatGCTTAACATGTGTAGTCATGTATAAACAGTTGAAACAAATCATTGAAATTATAAACTGTGAATATATTAACTTCTAAAATTTTCCAAATAGACAAAAACAAAGTCCAACATCAACTCATTCCGATAGAGTTATAAGGTCTAATGATAACCACCTCCACAGgatgaaaaagaattaaaattgtAAGAACGAAACACCAAATTAGTCCTTAAGATTATAAATTCcgatcatttttttattgaagtagATTCCAATCATTTTAATCTCCAAAAtttgcaaataaacaaaaatatacacaAGGCAAAATACGTCAGTTATTTGTGTATGACAGATGAAGGAAAATAACCGATGATTTAATTTTGTAGGTACTAATTTGGTGaaactaaaattatataaaactcCAACTATCACTATGCATCATTGCCATCGTCATCGCTGGAGCGATCACTGTCGTTGTCAATATCACTGTAAATGTCAATGTCACTATCATTATTGCTGTCACTGCCGCTGTCGCTGTCTGCCTCATCCATCGAAATCATGTCTTTCGTGATCACCTCTTCAAGAAGCTTACAGTTCTTGAAGAGATACGTAATGAATTGGCGATATTCTTTGATGCAATTACCAGATAAATTAATCTTGCGGAGTTTGGGAAGTGCCAGGGGTTCacgatcatcatcatcatctggTATAAAATCGTATTGACTAATATTCATGGGATAACTGAGGTCAAGTTCTTCTAGTAAAGGGAAACAATCAGCAATGAAGAAGAGATCACTCTTTAGCATACAAATCATTCTGGAACAAGTGAGAGAGGtcaaatttttcatctttttggaCAAAACTACCAACACATCTGCATCAAGGTCACCTTTGTTGGAAATATTGAGCGATTTGATGCCTAATGGGAAATATTCATTGTGGCCAAGAAGCAAGTTTACGTTTCTAGCTTTCGAGAGGTCGAGGGATCTAAGGTTGGGGAACCTTTGGAAGAGGCGGTCAAGGAAAGGGATTGTTTCATCAGAGATTGCGATGGAAAATTGGAGACGGTTGGTGATGGAGAGAAATTGTTTGGAGACAATGGAGAGAGGTTCCAAGTAGCAGTTGGTGTCACCGTCGTTGAGGAATTTGAAGATGATCTCCCATATCTCATCTGGTAAATATGGACAAGCTGCTGCCAGTTTTCGTTCTTTAGGGTTTTTTTCTGCATTGGATTTGGAATATGCGGCTGCCTCCATTACAAGCTATTCAAGCAAACTACAACACCAGTACAAAAATGATAAGGATCAGAACAAAAgggattaatatatatatatatatatatagataattTGGGATACAATACAACATAGGTTTTCGAGAGCCTGTCTCTGCACAGTTCCGACTCTTCCTAATTCCACCCATTTTTCTATTCtggttttcttctttttatactACAATTATCGCTCGTTCTTAAGAGatacaattaatcataatgGTTGTGACTTTTCCTATTGGTAACCGCAGACAGAACTGATGTTGTTTGGCTTTAAGGGTTGTGTCCTTTCTCCACCAGTTGTACCTTCCTGGGTCGCCCTTCTTGGCCCCGCTGGATGCGTCTCTACACCAAGGGTCATGCCTCTTTGATTCACATCTCTTAACCCTGCCCCACTTGGGTGGGTCGTGACTGTTGGATGACTTGCACCCCTTGGGTGTTGAGTGCCCTGTTGGTGGCGGTTCACTCGCTGCCTGCGGGTGTAAACCTTTGGTGATACTAACACCATgcacaatattattattttaattatttttgaataaaccatgcacattattatttaaaaaagacaaattagAAAATACGAGTAGTAGCCATATATATGGAGctaaaaatcaaagcaataggcCAAAATATAGAACAAATTCAGAATGATGGCAACTATCTATTTTCCCTTTGGCATAGATCAAGTATTATAAGAAAGGGTTAATAAAAATGTGTTTTCTATAGGGAAACTCTTGACAAGCTTCGGATTCGATGTGTTTTGGCTTACAAACAAATCCTTACtgataattaaagaaaaattctGTAAATCAATACATATATTTGCACGAACAAACATTCACtacaagataaataaatatgcatATGCTCAAACGTGAAAACACAAAAGGTTGAGAATAAACTTCTCATTCCTATGTCTGTAAGAATGCAATATGCCAAAAACTTAACATGTGTAGTCATGTATAAACAGTTGAAACAAATCATTGAAATTATAAACTGTGACGATTTTAAGATTATAAATTCCGATCATTTTAATCTCCAAAATTTGCAAATAGACAAAAATAtaccaaaattttacaattgaaagaaaataaccGATGTTTTACAATTGTAGGTACTAATCTGATGaaactaaaattttataaaactcaAACTATCACTATGCATCATCGCCATTGTCATCGCTAGAGCGATCGTTGTCATTGTCACTATCACTATCCTTATAACTATCACTATTCACCATCACTTTAACTTTGATTGTCACTATCATTGTCACTTTCAATATCACTATCGCTGTCACTGCTGCCGTCGCTATCTGCCTCATCCATGAAAATCAAGTCATTCATGATGACCTCTACAAGAAGGTTACAGTTCTTGAACAGATACTTAATAAATTGGCGATATTTTTTTATGCGGTTACCAGATAAATTAATCTTGCGGAGTTTGGGAAGTGCCAAGAGTTTACGatcatgatcatcatcatctaGTTTAAAATCGTATTTAGTAAAATTCATCGGATAACTGAGGTCAAGTTCTTCTAGTAAAGGGCAACAATCTGCAATAAAGAAGAGATCACTCTTTTGAATACTAAACATTCCGGAACAAATGAGAGAGGTCAAATTTTTCATCTGTTTGGACAAAAGTACCATCACATCTCCATGAATGCCACCTTTGTTGGAAAAATTGAGAGATTTGATGCCTAAAGGGAAATCTTCAGTGCGGCAAAGAAGCAAGTTTAGGTTTCTAGCTTTCGAGAGGTCGAGGGATCTAAGGTTGGGGAACCTTTTGAATAGGCGGTCAAGGAAAGGGATTTTTTCATCTGAGACTGCGATGGAGAATAGGAGACGGTTGGTGATGGAGAGAAATTGTTTGGAGACAATGGAGAGAGGTTTTAAATAGCAGTTGGTGACGCCGTCGTTGAGGAATTTGAAGATGATCTCCCATAACTCATCAGGTAAATATGGACATGCTGCTGCCAGTTTtcgttttttagggtttttttctGCATTGGAATTGGAATATGCGGCTGCCTCCATTACGAGCAATTCAAGCAAAATGCAAACGAAAAGAGATGCATGACCTTCACCACATCCTGAAACAGCACATCAAAACCTCAATAAAAAGgtcaaaaccaaaaacaatgctgaatagaaagaaaaaaagtctcTTATTGTGGCTGAAATGTATTGAAAAGTGCCTTCTGAATGAAACTTTTTGAATCAATAGGAAACGAAAATCAAATCtgtaaacaaaaaattagaaacacTATGACCAACGAACTAAATGGAATCAACAATAAccagaaaaacaaaatcataacaaTCAAGACAGAAATCGCAAATTCTGCACAAAAGGAATCACAAGCCAGAGTTTAATGAAACCAGAaggca harbors:
- the LOC25494409 gene encoding uncharacterized protein; the protein is MVMILICFPFLEELDHSNPKNNGNFAANSMLLELPKLRRVNLSDHHYANGSLLLHLYKNCVFLQEIVMLNTYYLTDNEITSAICERPGLRSISITRMTFGNLNIFIESLVNLTGLTSLDLSYSFIPDELLSYVAEKALPIRKLFLQGYFGYTYFGIFNLLSKCQFIQYLDLQNAKFMNDWNVIELSLFLGDLLSINISKCDSPHKFILVFSP
- the LOC25494410 gene encoding F-box/LRR-repeat protein fbxl-1, with protein sequence MKTRNSLNSEQPQQLSLSQSKSAAAIATKDLYLPDECWECVIRFLDNDDNHSNSSLKSFSAVSKQFLSITNRLRYSITIRHPTRICPSGLFQRFPNLTSLRLTHYYGGDIFCWLSSIAFSIRIKNTQTNNSADNSNSFVVSTQLKSLHLISSTWLQDESIKRIASVFPNLQLLDLSFCYNISEEGIFQVLRTCSEITHLNLTSCLGRKLRRMNFEVPKLEVLNLSYTNVDDETLSVISKCCRGLLQLSLEWCFFVTEMGVKHVVEKCTQLREIDLKYCLQVHCDVLASLIFSRPSLRKFTTPDRYRFNNKEMELLSRQGCIVC